TGCCCGCATTTGAGGCGGCCCATCCTGCCAAGCAGGCGGACGCCGAATAGCACACGCCAAGCCCACGCAAAAACGCCGTCCGTGCGCAAGGCAGGGACGGCGTCGTGACAACGGCCGGTGTCAGTGTCAGTGCTTGGCGGTCGACATGTCCGGCTCGGACGGCGTCGAAATCTCTTCCAGCGCCTGTTCGATGCCCTTGGACTGGCTGGTTGCCATGTCGCCCAGCGACACGATGCCAATCAAGCTGTGCGACTGCTGGTCTACAACCGGCACGCGGCGAATCTGCACGTCGCCCATCTGGCCCAGGACTTCATCGACCGACTGGCCTGCGTAGCAGGTGCGCACGTCGGTGCTCATCACGTCGCCCACGCGCGTGCTTTCAGGCGCCTGGCCGGCTGCGGTGGAGCGTACGGTAATGTCGCGGTCGGTGATCATGCCCACCAGCTTTTCGCCGTCGACAACCGGGATCGAACCGACATTGAATTCATCCATCATCTGCGCGGCGCGGCGCACGGTCTCTTCCGGCGAAATGCATTGAACGTCGCGGGTCATTACTTCTTGAATCGTTTGCATCATGAGCCTCCATAGCTAAATGAATATCGAACTGCGATTTCCCTGCGTGGCAGGGTTTTGTCAATAATGCACTTTTTTCGTAAAGTCTGACGCGTGGTTGAAATGGCATTTACAATCGATGCCTTTGGATCGCCTCATCACCGATGTCTTCCAGCATTCCCGCTCCCATCCTTGATGCCTTCGCGCGCGCACATTCTTCGTGGCATCCCCATTTGACCGCTGGCCTGGAAGCAATGATGCGGGCGCAGCCGTCGTACCTGCCGCAGCTTGCCGGGGACGCCTATCTTCCGACTGAGCAGCGCCTGTTCGCCGCCTTTGCGCTGCCGCTCGACAAGGTACGCTACGTGCTGGTGGGCGAGGGGCCGTATCCGCGTGCGGAAAGTGCGACCGGCGTGTGCTTCATGGACGGCGCCGTGGGCGAGTTGTGGTGTGCCTCCGGCCTGTCCAAGCCAGTCAACAAGGCAACGTCGTTGCGCAATTTCATGAAGATGCTGCTGGTGGCCGATCAGCGCCTGCAGTCGGGCAACACCGGCGGTGCTGCCCTGGCGCCCATTGCGGCGCAGCTTGAGGCGCACGGAAATATCAAGACGCTGGCGCAGTTGCAGGACAACCTGATGGCCCAGGGGTTCTTATTGCTGAACGCCTCGCTCGTGTTCCGCCACCATGTTGCGCCGGCCATTGATGCCAAGGCCTGGCTCCCCTTTCTCGACACCGTCTTGCAGGCCCTGCTGCCGGTAGCGCCAACCCTGGTTTTGTGGGGCAAGATTGCCGAGCAGCTCAAAAAGCTGCCCTGTACGGCCGGCTTCCCGCAGGTGGCGTCGGAACACCCCTACAACCTCAGCTTCATCGACCACGTGGACATGCAGAATTTGTTCCGC
This region of Massilia sp. PAMC28688 genomic DNA includes:
- a CDS encoding CBS domain-containing protein produces the protein MTRDVQCISPEETVRRAAQMMDEFNVGSIPVVDGEKLVGMITDRDITVRSTAAGQAPESTRVGDVMSTDVRTCYAGQSVDEVLGQMGDVQIRRVPVVDQQSHSLIGIVSLGDMATSQSKGIEQALEEISTPSEPDMSTAKH
- a CDS encoding uracil-DNA glycosylase, which encodes MSSSIPAPILDAFARAHSSWHPHLTAGLEAMMRAQPSYLPQLAGDAYLPTEQRLFAAFALPLDKVRYVLVGEGPYPRAESATGVCFMDGAVGELWCASGLSKPVNKATSLRNFMKMLLVADQRLQSGNTGGAALAPIAAQLEAHGNIKTLAQLQDNLMAQGFLLLNASLVFRHHVAPAIDAKAWLPFLDTVLQALLPVAPTLVLWGKIAEQLKKLPCTAGFPQVASEHPYNLSFIDHVDMQNLFRPMRLLHCGEK